GCGCGAGAAAGGCAATGAAGGTCGCGTGCAGCAAGTACATCTGCAAGAGGGCATTGCCGTGCAGCCGCTTGAGGGCGGCGGGAATGTCGTCCGAGGCCCAGTACACGCCCCCGATCAACAGCAGCCCCGCGAACAGGGCGAGAGACGCCAGCAGCGCCCGCCGCCCGCGCAGCACGAGCGAGGCCACGAAGTAGTACAAGATCAGCCAGATCACGTACCCGCCCAGCCCGTAGGCCGTCTGATCGGCGAGCACGGTCGTCCCGAACTTGTAAAGGCCTCCCACCCCCTCGCACATCAGCTCGACGAGGCCGATGGTCTCGAAGTCGCGGGGGCGCCGCCACAGCCACACGAACAGCGCCACGTTCTTCACCGTGAGCGCCACGAGCCCGGTCTGCTCCCAGCCGGCGAAGGCCCACAGCGAGGACAGGCTCAGCGAGAACACCGACACCACCGCCACGCACCCGAACATGGCGAGCAAGGCGTTGCGCCGGAACTCCACCTCCGGCGCCACCCCCGCCTCGCTTGTCCTCGCTCGCCACCGCATCCGGCCCACTGTAAGCGCGGCCGTATGACGAAGCTCTCGCCTTTCCAGTTTTTAAACGTTGAACCAATGCCCCAGGGTGTGGGGGCGGGCGTCAGGTCTCGTCGCCCTCGTCGCCCTCGGGGGCCGCGGGCTGGGGGTTGCGGTTCTTGCCGATCTCGCGCACGCGGCCGGAAAAGCGGGTTTTGATCTCCTCGTACATGGGGTGGGCGCGGATGTCGCCGGGACGCGTGCTCGCCGGGGCCGCCGCCTGGGCCGGACGGGAGGCGGGGCGCGGCGACGGCGCGGGCCGTTCGGGCACGAGGCCCGCAAAGGGCGCGTCGTCGAGGGTGGGGGGTGGGCCCTCCACCGCGCCGCCGATCTCGCCCCAGTCGGGCTCCTCGGTCACGGCCTCGACGATGTAGAGCTCGGCGCGCGCCCCCTCGGGCGGCACCCGGTCACCCGCCTGTGCATCGGCGGGGGCGGGCGGCGGGTCGGCGGCGTGCTCCTCGTCCCAGGGGGCCGGGGCCGCCGTGGGCAGCGGCGCGGGCGCCACGTCGTCCGGACTGGGCGGCGGGGCGGGGCGCAGGGGGGCGGAGGCGGGCGGCGGGTCGAGGGTTGCCGCCGAGGCACGGGGCGTGGTCCGGCTGGGCTGGGGCCCCGGCTGGGCCTGGGGAGAGGCGGGACGGTCCAGCGGCGCCAGGTCCGGGCCACGGCTGGCGCGCGGGCGGGGGGTGGGCTCGAAGGCGGGCAGCTCCGGGCCGGGGTCGGCGGGCGGCGCGGGCTGGGCCCGGGCGGGGGTGGGCGCCGCGTCGGACGGGGGCACGGGGGCCGGAACGCCGCCTCCCCCTCCCCCGTCCGGGCCACCGTCGCCGCCACCCAGCCGGACCTTGCGGCCCCCCTCGGGCGCGATCAGCTCGAAGGTCACCGGGCCGAACACCTTGAGCACCAACGCCCCCACCTCGCCGAACTTGCCCGCCACCTGCTTGGCGTGGAAAGCACTCTTCTCGTCGTAGGTCAGGCTGACGTACCCGGGCTCGGCGTGGGTGCGGGCGGGCTTGAGGAAAGCCCGAAGCTGCATCGTCGCCTGCCGCACCACGTCCGCCCAGTTGCCCTGTGGCGCGGTGCCCTGAACCGGGGCGGGAGACGGCGTGGGGGCCGTCCGGGTCGGCGCCGGAGCTTCTTCCGGGGCGGGCGGGCGGCGAGCCCCCGGGTCGGGGGGAGGTCCCCCGTTCGCGGCGGGCGGCTGCACCCCGGCAGAGCGCAGGCCCGCCACCTCCCGCTCCAGCCGGGCGAGGCGGGCCGTCACGTCGGCGGGCACGCTGGCCGTCCCCGCGCCCACCGCCGCTGCCCCTCCCCCCGCGTCGGCGGCGAGGAGCGCGTGCGTCAGGGCCAGCTCCAGGCTCAGCCCGTCCGCCGAGCGGGCGAAGCGGGCCTCCTGCTCGTCGAGAGCGGCCTGCAATTTGAGCAGCCTCGGCACGTCCGCCCCCTCCAGCCGCTCGCCCTCCAAGCCCAGTTCGGCGTGCAGCGCGTCGGCCAGGGCGGCGACCAGCCCCTCGACCACGGTGCGGGCGGCAAAGCCCTCGCGGTAGAGGGCGGCGGCCCCCTGGATCGCCGCGCCCGCCTCCCCCAGCACGAGCGAGGCGGCGATGCCCCGCACCCGCTCGCCGGGCGGCAGGCCCAGGGCGTCCTCCACCCCGGCGCGCGTGACCGCCGTCCCCGCCGCGAGCATCCGTTCGAGCAGGCTCTCGCCGTCGCGCATCGCCCCGTCGGCGAGGCGACCGATCAGGTGCAGAGCTTCGGACTCGGCCCGCACGCCCTCGCGCTCCACGATGCCCGCGAGCTTCCCGGCGATCTCCTCGGGGGTCAGGCGGCGGAAGCGGTAGTGCTGGCATCTACTGAGGATGGTGGGGATGATCTTTTCCGGCTCGGTCGTCGCCAGGATGAAGATGACGTGGGTGGGCGGCTCCTCCAGCGTCTTGAGCAGGGCATTGAAGGCCGCCCGGCTCATCATGTGCGCCTCGTCGAGGATGTAGATCTTCCGGCCGCCGCGCATGGCCGCCAGCCCGACCTTTTCGCGCAGATCGCGCACGTCGTCCACACTGTTGTTGCTCGCCGCGTCGATCTCCAGCACGTCAGGGTGAGAGCCGTTTCTCACGCTCATGCACGACTCGCACTCGCCGCAGGGCTTGGGCAGCGGCCCGGTGCAGTTCGCCGTCATGGCGATCAGGCGGGCGGTGGTCGTCTTGCCCACCCCGCGCGGCCCGGAGAAGAGGTAGGCGTGCCCGACCCGCCCCTGCTCCAGGGCGGCGCGCAGCACGTCCTTGACATGCTCCTGGCCCACGACCTGATCCCAGCGGATGGGGCGGGCGCGCTGGTAGATGGCGCTCACAGGTGTGCTCCTGGCGCCGTGAGTGGTGCGTGGTCAGCGGGGAGTGGGAACGACAACCCCCACGACCCACCGACCACCGACCACCGATCACTCACCGCAGACCTCTTCACCCGCCCAGTGTACCGGGGCCCCCGAGGGCGCGGGGTGAGGCAGGCACGCCGGGCTCGTCCGCCCGGGAGGAAGGGTCAGGGCATTCCACCGACCCCCTGTGGCGGAATGGGACTTTTGTGAGAGACGTGAGGGATAGGGTAGGGTATGGGACCTTACGGGCGGGGCATGGGGGCGGGCGCACTCGCGGGGGTGGGGTACGGGCTGCTCGTGTACCTGTGGCTCCACCGCCTGAACGGGGACGTGGGCGTGATGGTCTCGACCTACCTGTTCGCCGTGCCGTTCGCACTGGCGGTCCTGTCGGCGCAGTTCGTCCCGCCGCCCGGACCCCGGGCTCCCGCTGCGCCGAGCGAGGAGGGGCCGGACCCGTGGGGAGACCCCCCCCTGCCCCGTCCCCAGAGGTTCCCTCCCCTCGCCGAGGCCGTGCTGATCTCGTTCACCACCATCACGACCTTCCTGGTGGTGGCGACCGTCACGGGCTTCGAGGGGGTGCTGTGCGCGTTTCTGGCCGCCCCCGCCATGTACGTGGTGGCCCTCCCCGGCGCGCTGCTGGGTCTGGGTCTGCGCACCCTGTGGCGGCGGGCCCGCACGGGCGCTCTGCTGCTGACGCTGGGGCTCCCCGCCCTGCTGGGTCCGCTGGAGCAGGCTCGCCCCCTGCCCGGCGAGTACCGCACGGTCACGAACGACGTGCTCATCCAGGCCCCGCCGCAGGCCGTGTGGCGCCAGATTCGCAGCGTCCCGCGCATCGAGGACCGCGAGATTCACGCCGGGTGGGCGCACCTGATCGGCCTCCCCCGCCCGCGCGAGGCGATCCTCGACCGGGACGGGGTGGGCGCCGTGCGGGTCGCCATCTTCGACGGCGGCCTGAGCTTCCGGGAAACCGTGACCGACTGGGAGGAGGGCCAACGGCTCTCGTTTCGCATCCGGGCGCAGGACCCGGGCGGTCTCGATCCCCACGTCCGCGTCGGCGGGCGCTTTTTCGACGTGCTGAGCGGCACCTACACGCTGGAGGAGGTCGCCCCCGGCGTCACCCTCCTGCACCTCAGCTCCACCCAGCGGGTGAGCACGCACTTCAACGGGTACACCGCCTTCTTCACGCAGGCGATCATGCACGACCTCCAGCGCACCATCCTCGAAGTGGTTCGGGACCGGGCGCAGGGCCGGGGCGCGGGCATGGTGGCGGCCCGTTAAGCAAACGCCCTCAAGTTCTGCCCCGCCCGTGCCCCACCCCGCGTACACTCGCCGGGTGCCTGTCCCACCCCCCCGCCCCCTGGTATCGGGTTTCGTTTTCACCTATACTCTGGCGAGGTTGTTATGCTGCTAGCAGAAATTATCAGCGTGGGGACGGAGCTGCTGCTCGGCGAGATCGTCGACAGCAACGCGGCTTACCTTGCGCGGGAACTCGCGGCACGTGGGGTCCATCTGCACCGCAAGTCCGTCATCGGCGACAACCTGAACCGGATCGCGGAGGGCGTCCGCCTCGCCCTGTCCCGCGCCGACCTCGTGATCCTCGGCGGCGGCCTCGGCCCCACCGACGACGACCTCACCCGCGAGGCCATCGCCGCCGTCATGAATGAGACGCCCGAGGTGGATCCCGAGCTGCTGGCGTGGCTGGAGGGTTTATTTACCTCCCGGGGCCGCGTGATGCCCGAGATCAACCGTAAGCAGGCGTGGCTGATCCCGAGCGCGGAGGCGCTGCCCAACGCGGTCGGCACCGCGCCCGGCTGGTTCGTGCGGACGGGCGGCAAGATCGTCGTCGCCCTGCCCGGCCCGCCCCGCGAGATGCAGAGGATGTGGCGCGATCAGGTCCTTCCCCGCCTGCCCCTGCCCGACCACGCCCTGTACGCCGTCACCGTCCACACCCAGGGCATCGGCGAGGGCAACGTGGCGGAATTGCTCGGCGAGCTGACCCGGCAGGCCAACCCGAGCGTCGCCACCTACGCGCGGCGGACGGGAGTGGACGTGCGTGTGGCGGCGAGCGCGCCCACCCTGGACGAGGCGCGGGCCCTCGCCGCCCCCGTGCTGGAGACGGTGAGGACGGGGCTCGCCCGCTGGACGTGGGGTGAGGACGACGACACCCTCGCCGGGGCCGTCACCCGCGCCCTGGGTGGCCGCACCCTCGGCGTGATCGAGGCGGGGAGCGGCGGCGCCGTGTGCCTCTCCCTCGCGGACGAGCCCGGCTTTCTCGACGCGGCGATCACCGAGGACCACGCGCGGCTGATCACGCTGGGACTCACGCCCGTCACCCTCAGCGCCCACGGCGTCGTCAGCGAGGACGGGGCGCGCGAACTGGCGGCGGGGGCGCGGGAGCACCTGGGGGCGGACGTGGGGCTCGCCGTCGTAACCGCCACGCGCGGTGAGCACGCCGGACACACCTACGTCGCCATCAGCGCGGACGGGGTGGAGAAGGTCAGCGCCCTCAACTGGCCCGGGGACGCCGGACAGGTGCGCGAGCGGGCCGCCACCGCCGCCCTCGCCCTCGCGTTCCGGGCACTGCGACCGCGGGAAGTGGGCTCGGCGGGGGGGAACGCATGAGTCGCCCCACGAGGATCAAGCTCGGGAAGACGAGCAGGCTGCGCCCTCAGGTGGGAACCACGTCTGTCGAGGAACCCGAGACCGTGCCGCAGCCGCAGGAAGCCGCGCCCGCTCCTCGTCCTCAGCGACCCCCCCGACAGGAAGACGGGCACGAGGGGCAGAGCCGCACCCTCCGCATGTTCTACGCCTTCAAGGTTCCCAGCGACGTGGCCGCTCCCCTCGCCGAGGCGCAGCGGCACCTGAAGGGCAACTGGCGCCCCGTGCGCGCCGACCAGTTCCACGTCACCCTCGCCTACCTGCCGAGCGTGCCACCGGAGCGGGTGACGGACCTCAAACGCCTCGGCGCGGCGCTGACGCAGGACGTACCTCCGCTCCATATTCGGCTGCGCGGCACCGGGTACTTCCCCAACGAGGGCAGCCCCCGCGTCTGGTTCGTGAAGGTGGAGGCGGAGGGGCTGGACGCGCTCGCCGATGGATTGCGTCAGGGTCTCCGGGACCTCGGCATCCAGACGGACGACCTCCCCTTCCGGGCCCACATCACCCTCGCGCGGAAGAAGGGTCCGGCGCCGCGCATCGCTCCCCTCACCTTTGACCTGGGCTGGCAGGCGGGGAACGCGGCGTTGATCCGCAGCACCCTCCGTAAGACCGGCCCGATCTACGACACCGAGAGCACCTTTCGGCTGAGGGGGGAGGCGGGGACGGCAGGACCGGAGACGGTCGCCACGTCGCCCCCTCACCCCAACCCTCTCCCACTCGGGGAGAGGGAGCAGGACCACGACACGCCATCTATCCCCACAGAGGAGACGCCATGAGCAAGGACATCACCAAGGAACTCGGCACGCCCGGCGACAGCAAGGAGCGCACCAAGGCCATCGAGACGGCCATGAGCCAGATCGAGAAGGCGTTCGGCAAGGGCTCGATCATGCGGCTGGGCGCCGAGAGTAAGCTCGACGTGCAGACGGTCTCGACGGGCAGCCTCAGCCTTGACCTGGCGCTGGGCGTCGGCGGCATCCCGCGCGGGCGCATCACCGAGATCTACGGCCCCGAGTCGGGCGGCAAGACGACCCTCGCGCTGAGCATCGTCGCCCAGGCGCAGAAGGCGGGCGGCACCTGCGCCTTCATCGACGCCGAGCACGCCCTCGACCCCGTGTACGCCCGCAGCCTGGGTGTGAACACCGACCAGCTCCTCGTCTCGCAGCCCGACAACGGCGAGCAGGCGCTGGAGATCATGGAACTTCTGGTCCGCTCGGGCGCCATCGACGTGGTGGTCGTGGACTCGGTGGCCGCGCTGACCCCCCGCGCCGAGATCGAGGGCGAGAT
This genomic interval from Deinococcus aestuarii contains the following:
- a CDS encoding GGDEF domain-containing protein; the encoded protein is MRWRARTSEAGVAPEVEFRRNALLAMFGCVAVVSVFSLSLSSLWAFAGWEQTGLVALTVKNVALFVWLWRRPRDFETIGLVELMCEGVGGLYKFGTTVLADQTAYGLGGYVIWLILYYFVASLVLRGRRALLASLALFAGLLLIGGVYWASDDIPAALKRLHGNALLQMYLLHATFIAFLALQGRLLGQLLRAVQRAEGEARFANVDALTGLPNRRQLDAWLAEEQGLPRSVILFDLDHFKRVNDTHGHDAGDRVLQAAAGAARGALRPQDQLGRWGGEEFLVILPGSGGPEARAVAERLSSALAAVHHPGVGRVTISCGVAEALPGEALESVLKRADEALYTAKRGGRSLVELAV
- the dnaX gene encoding DNA polymerase III subunit gamma/tau, translated to MSAIYQRARPIRWDQVVGQEHVKDVLRAALEQGRVGHAYLFSGPRGVGKTTTARLIAMTANCTGPLPKPCGECESCMSVRNGSHPDVLEIDAASNNSVDDVRDLREKVGLAAMRGGRKIYILDEAHMMSRAAFNALLKTLEEPPTHVIFILATTEPEKIIPTILSRCQHYRFRRLTPEEIAGKLAGIVEREGVRAESEALHLIGRLADGAMRDGESLLERMLAAGTAVTRAGVEDALGLPPGERVRGIAASLVLGEAGAAIQGAAALYREGFAARTVVEGLVAALADALHAELGLEGERLEGADVPRLLKLQAALDEQEARFARSADGLSLELALTHALLAADAGGGAAAVGAGTASVPADVTARLARLEREVAGLRSAGVQPPAANGGPPPDPGARRPPAPEEAPAPTRTAPTPSPAPVQGTAPQGNWADVVRQATMQLRAFLKPARTHAEPGYVSLTYDEKSAFHAKQVAGKFGEVGALVLKVFGPVTFELIAPEGGRKVRLGGGDGGPDGGGGGGVPAPVPPSDAAPTPARAQPAPPADPGPELPAFEPTPRPRASRGPDLAPLDRPASPQAQPGPQPSRTTPRASAATLDPPPASAPLRPAPPPSPDDVAPAPLPTAAPAPWDEEHAADPPPAPADAQAGDRVPPEGARAELYIVEAVTEEPDWGEIGGAVEGPPPTLDDAPFAGLVPERPAPSPRPASRPAQAAAPASTRPGDIRAHPMYEEIKTRFSGRVREIGKNRNPQPAAPEGDEGDET
- a CDS encoding SRPBCC family protein, translated to MGPYGRGMGAGALAGVGYGLLVYLWLHRLNGDVGVMVSTYLFAVPFALAVLSAQFVPPPGPRAPAAPSEEGPDPWGDPPLPRPQRFPPLAEAVLISFTTITTFLVVATVTGFEGVLCAFLAAPAMYVVALPGALLGLGLRTLWRRARTGALLLTLGLPALLGPLEQARPLPGEYRTVTNDVLIQAPPQAVWRQIRSVPRIEDREIHAGWAHLIGLPRPREAILDRDGVGAVRVAIFDGGLSFRETVTDWEEGQRLSFRIRAQDPGGLDPHVRVGGRFFDVLSGTYTLEEVAPGVTLLHLSSTQRVSTHFNGYTAFFTQAIMHDLQRTILEVVRDRAQGRGAGMVAAR
- a CDS encoding CinA family nicotinamide mononucleotide deamidase-related protein: MLLAEIISVGTELLLGEIVDSNAAYLARELAARGVHLHRKSVIGDNLNRIAEGVRLALSRADLVILGGGLGPTDDDLTREAIAAVMNETPEVDPELLAWLEGLFTSRGRVMPEINRKQAWLIPSAEALPNAVGTAPGWFVRTGGKIVVALPGPPREMQRMWRDQVLPRLPLPDHALYAVTVHTQGIGEGNVAELLGELTRQANPSVATYARRTGVDVRVAASAPTLDEARALAAPVLETVRTGLARWTWGEDDDTLAGAVTRALGGRTLGVIEAGSGGAVCLSLADEPGFLDAAITEDHARLITLGLTPVTLSAHGVVSEDGARELAAGAREHLGADVGLAVVTATRGEHAGHTYVAISADGVEKVSALNWPGDAGQVRERAATAALALAFRALRPREVGSAGGNA
- the thpR gene encoding RNA 2',3'-cyclic phosphodiesterase, which produces MSRPTRIKLGKTSRLRPQVGTTSVEEPETVPQPQEAAPAPRPQRPPRQEDGHEGQSRTLRMFYAFKVPSDVAAPLAEAQRHLKGNWRPVRADQFHVTLAYLPSVPPERVTDLKRLGAALTQDVPPLHIRLRGTGYFPNEGSPRVWFVKVEAEGLDALADGLRQGLRDLGIQTDDLPFRAHITLARKKGPAPRIAPLTFDLGWQAGNAALIRSTLRKTGPIYDTESTFRLRGEAGTAGPETVATSPPHPNPLPLGEREQDHDTPSIPTEETP